From Candidatus Cloacimonadaceae bacterium, one genomic window encodes:
- the gdhA gene encoding NADP-specific glutamate dehydrogenase — protein MTMHEFLHQVSAKNADQPEFIQAVTEVVESIWDVYESNPQYRKAKILDRIVEPERVIIFRVPWQTDSGEVIVNRGFRVEFNSAIGPYKGGMRFHPSVNLGILKFLGFEQIFKNSLTTLPLGGGKGGSDFNPRGRSDEEVQRFCHSFMLELYRHIGPNRDVPAGDIGVGKREVGFMYGMYKKIVNEVTGVFTGKGLDWGGSLIRPEATGYGTVYFAEEMLKTRGDSLQGKTVLVSGSGNVSQFAIQKVNMMGGKVVTASDSDGFIHDPDGIKGEKWEYLMELKNIKRGRISEYADEFGVKFYPGQRPWIIPAQIALPCATQNEINGEEAKTLIKNGCFCVSEGANMPTTPEGVEVYLENKILYGPGKAANAGGVATSGLEMTQNSMRISWTREEVDAKLHSIMKAIHAQCERYGKEGGFINYVKGANTAGFIKVANAMMDQGLI, from the coding sequence ATGACCATGCACGAATTCTTGCACCAAGTATCGGCAAAAAACGCCGATCAACCTGAGTTTATCCAGGCGGTAACCGAAGTCGTCGAATCGATATGGGACGTCTATGAATCTAATCCCCAATATCGCAAAGCCAAGATATTGGACCGTATCGTCGAACCCGAGCGAGTGATTATCTTCCGCGTTCCATGGCAGACGGATAGCGGGGAAGTGATCGTCAACCGTGGATTCCGCGTGGAATTCAACAGCGCCATCGGTCCCTACAAAGGTGGCATGAGATTCCACCCCAGCGTGAATCTGGGCATCCTGAAGTTCCTCGGTTTCGAACAAATATTCAAAAACAGTCTCACCACCCTTCCCTTGGGCGGTGGCAAAGGCGGCTCGGATTTCAACCCCCGCGGTCGTTCGGACGAAGAAGTCCAACGTTTCTGTCATTCCTTCATGCTTGAGCTCTATCGTCACATTGGTCCGAACAGGGACGTACCCGCCGGGGATATCGGAGTGGGTAAACGTGAAGTCGGGTTCATGTATGGCATGTACAAAAAGATCGTGAACGAAGTGACCGGTGTCTTCACCGGCAAGGGACTCGATTGGGGTGGAAGCCTGATCCGTCCTGAAGCCACAGGCTATGGAACCGTATATTTTGCCGAGGAAATGCTCAAGACCCGCGGTGACAGCCTCCAAGGCAAGACGGTGCTCGTCTCCGGCTCCGGAAACGTCTCGCAGTTTGCCATCCAGAAGGTCAACATGATGGGCGGCAAAGTCGTCACTGCTTCCGATTCCGATGGTTTCATCCACGATCCGGATGGCATCAAAGGCGAAAAGTGGGAGTACCTGATGGAACTGAAGAACATCAAACGCGGACGCATCAGCGAATATGCCGATGAGTTTGGCGTCAAATTCTATCCCGGTCAAAGACCCTGGATCATCCCCGCTCAGATCGCTCTTCCATGCGCCACGCAAAACGAGATCAACGGCGAAGAAGCCAAAACCTTGATCAAAAACGGTTGTTTCTGCGTTTCCGAAGGTGCCAATATGCCCACTACTCCTGAAGGAGTCGAGGTTTACCTTGAGAACAAGATTCTCTACGGTCCCGGCAAAGCTGCCAACGCCGGCGGAGTCGCAACCTCCGGTCTGGAAATGACCCAAAACAGCATGCGCATCTCCTGGACCCGCGAGGAAGTCGATGCCAAGCTGCACAGCATCATGAAAGCCATCCACGCCCAATGCGAACGCTACGGCAAGGAAGGCGGATTTATCAACTACGTCAAAGGCGCAAACACAGCCGGTTTCATCAAAGTGGCAAACGCCATGATGGATCAGGGCTTGATCTAA
- a CDS encoding PEP/pyruvate-binding domain-containing protein yields MIASNYWSREIELLEKMMPYRVHHILLIASLYDSFVFEVDGFLAEQVAEDFYLLNLSTQPSIFHASSMESTQSLLELEQIDIIVLHLASMRGIALELVRVIKETHPELPLFFLLAAPQDLMFIENHVEELRSVDDMFYWNGDSKLFLVIIKLWEERKNIAHDNSIFPVPVILVVETFIPYYSQFLPLFYEQIMQLNQAVIRREHQDMNKTLYMNARPRIILVHDFAGAMEFYQEYEDSVIGIISNVNYHHRGEFERDAGLKLLQYIRKSKPTLPFLLQSFNPMYRDIVTSNEGEFLYKDLPGLKVQLRRWLETEIGFGKFIFRMPDQSNIGEAQTLIGFMHQLSVIPDESLLYHYHNLHIQNWLRTHAETVLSQYVARFAEINDPTILRERIVEAFQSLISYRRREKIQDFNQESDFKINLIYKIGDDSIGGKGRGLAFLNVVLNRYSNLCEKYPEVSISVPVAAVLATGVFDMFVANNPVLQDVGIYETLTDAEIDDLFLNCHIPTNAIAVLSQIIRQTDFPLAIRSSSVLEDSITNPFAGVFRTFLIPNSHSNHDIRLQQMVQAIKLVYSSMYLKSARVYREALRIPSREEKMAIIIQKVAGSKHGDYYYPLVSGVAQSYNYYPGTNMKHEDGVVSLSTGLGKTAVERERTFAFCPRYPNKDMFRAIDIVEGAQRHLYAIAPDVTEFDLREGEDASLIKIRTSQKLYETDLNLLTSVWDYENKEFISGSYARGARVITYRNLLHYKQFPLADIIMDFINLGREVLGCEIEMEFAFDVDGKTGLASFHLLQIRPISVNILQYSQPLEKYTEEREDLLLFSSYALGSEINDELETVIYIPPEKFNIIKTEEMARELENINQRMRESKTKYILIGPGRWGSSDRFLGIPVNWSQICNAQVIVEVVLPNMSIEASHGSHFFHNLFSMNVGYLTVWDKAVNDYMNWNWLSEQECVFQGNYFEVRRAPKNLKILFDGKNAVIIK; encoded by the coding sequence ATGATCGCATCAAACTACTGGTCGCGGGAGATCGAGCTCCTCGAAAAGATGATGCCCTATCGAGTGCATCACATTCTTCTGATCGCGTCGCTCTATGATTCATTCGTGTTTGAGGTTGATGGTTTCCTTGCCGAACAGGTGGCGGAGGACTTTTATCTGCTCAATCTGAGCACACAGCCCAGCATTTTTCACGCCTCCTCGATGGAGAGCACTCAAAGCCTGTTGGAGCTTGAGCAGATCGATATCATCGTGCTGCACCTTGCATCAATGCGTGGAATCGCTCTGGAACTGGTGAGGGTGATCAAAGAGACACATCCGGAGCTACCCCTTTTCTTTTTATTGGCAGCTCCACAGGATCTGATGTTCATCGAAAATCACGTCGAAGAACTCCGGAGCGTGGACGATATGTTCTATTGGAACGGGGATTCAAAGCTCTTTCTGGTGATCATCAAACTGTGGGAGGAGCGCAAAAACATCGCGCATGACAACAGCATTTTTCCCGTTCCGGTGATCCTCGTTGTTGAGACTTTCATCCCATACTATTCGCAATTCCTGCCGCTTTTCTATGAACAGATCATGCAACTAAATCAAGCCGTTATCCGCAGAGAGCACCAGGACATGAACAAAACCTTGTATATGAATGCCCGCCCGAGGATAATCCTTGTGCATGATTTTGCGGGTGCTATGGAATTTTACCAAGAGTATGAAGACAGTGTGATCGGCATTATCAGCAACGTCAATTATCACCATCGTGGCGAGTTTGAACGCGATGCCGGTTTGAAACTACTGCAATATATCCGAAAAAGCAAGCCCACCCTGCCTTTCCTCCTGCAAAGTTTCAACCCCATGTATCGGGATATCGTCACCAGCAACGAAGGTGAATTCCTCTACAAAGACCTGCCGGGCTTGAAAGTGCAGCTTCGTCGCTGGTTGGAAACAGAGATCGGCTTTGGCAAATTCATCTTCCGAATGCCGGATCAAAGCAATATCGGCGAAGCGCAGACCCTGATCGGTTTCATGCACCAGTTATCGGTCATCCCGGATGAATCTCTGCTCTATCATTATCACAATCTTCATATCCAAAACTGGTTGCGTACTCACGCGGAAACGGTGCTATCCCAATATGTTGCCCGTTTTGCGGAGATCAACGATCCCACTATTTTGAGAGAGCGGATCGTGGAAGCCTTCCAGTCCCTGATTTCCTACCGCCGGCGCGAGAAGATTCAAGATTTTAACCAGGAAAGCGATTTTAAGATCAATCTGATCTATAAGATCGGAGACGATTCAATCGGCGGCAAGGGCCGCGGACTGGCTTTTCTCAATGTCGTTCTCAACCGCTATAGCAACCTCTGCGAAAAGTATCCCGAAGTAAGTATCTCCGTTCCTGTCGCCGCTGTTCTTGCCACCGGCGTCTTTGACATGTTCGTGGCAAACAATCCCGTCCTGCAAGACGTCGGTATCTACGAAACCTTAACTGACGCTGAGATAGACGATCTATTTCTAAATTGCCATATCCCAACCAACGCGATCGCAGTGCTGAGCCAAATCATCCGTCAGACGGATTTTCCCCTTGCGATCCGCTCTTCCTCCGTGCTTGAAGATTCAATCACCAATCCCTTCGCCGGAGTTTTCAGAACGTTTCTCATCCCAAACAGTCATTCCAATCACGATATCCGCCTCCAGCAAATGGTACAGGCGATCAAACTGGTCTATTCCTCTATGTATCTGAAGAGCGCACGCGTCTATCGGGAAGCGCTACGCATCCCTTCCCGTGAAGAAAAGATGGCGATCATCATCCAAAAGGTTGCCGGCTCGAAACACGGAGACTATTACTATCCTTTGGTTTCCGGAGTGGCGCAGTCCTACAATTACTATCCCGGAACAAACATGAAACACGAGGACGGAGTCGTATCCCTATCCACCGGATTGGGAAAAACTGCCGTGGAGCGTGAACGCACCTTCGCTTTCTGTCCGCGCTATCCCAATAAGGATATGTTTCGTGCAATAGACATCGTGGAAGGTGCTCAGCGTCATCTATATGCCATCGCCCCGGATGTGACTGAATTTGACCTTCGCGAAGGGGAGGATGCCTCTTTGATCAAGATTCGAACTTCACAGAAACTGTATGAGACTGATCTCAACCTCCTAACCTCGGTCTGGGACTATGAAAACAAGGAATTCATCTCCGGTTCCTATGCTCGCGGTGCGAGAGTGATAACATATCGCAACCTTCTGCATTACAAGCAGTTTCCATTGGCAGACATCATCATGGATTTTATCAATCTGGGGCGGGAGGTGCTGGGTTGCGAGATCGAGATGGAATTTGCCTTCGACGTTGACGGCAAGACCGGTCTGGCAAGTTTTCACCTCTTGCAGATCCGCCCCATCTCCGTGAACATCCTTCAATACTCACAACCCTTGGAGAAATATACCGAGGAGCGCGAGGATTTATTGTTGTTCTCGTCTTATGCGCTGGGCAGCGAGATCAACGATGAACTGGAAACGGTTATCTATATCCCTCCAGAGAAATTTAACATCATCAAGACTGAAGAAATGGCGCGCGAGCTGGAAAATATCAATCAACGCATGCGCGAAAGCAAGACGAAGTATATATTGATCGGACCCGGCAGATGGGGTTCCAGCGACCGCTTTCTTGGTATTCCGGTAAACTGGAGCCAAATCTGCAACGCCCAGGTCATTGTGGAAGTCGTCCTGCCAAACATGTCCATCGAAGCCTCGCACGGCAGCCACTTTTTCCACAATCTTTTTAGCATGAACGTTGGCTATCTCACGGTCTGGGACAAAGCCGTAAACGACTATATGAATTGGAATTGGCTTTCGGAACAGGAGTGCGTGTTTCAGGGAAATTACTTTGAAGTGCGGCGCGCGCCGAAGAATCTGAAGATTTTATTTGACGGAAAGAACGCCGTCATAATCAAGTGA
- a CDS encoding PEP/pyruvate-binding domain-containing protein, with protein sequence MKMEELNYYYNKFKFGEDIFHQLMQRRVRDILLVSTFYDAFIFEQDGRLSEQIFGEYRQLNLSTAPRITSVPTGTEALEKLKENNYDLVITMMRIGDIGPFQLAKEIKSFKPDLPVLLLLNVASDYIIWENHPEDKKYIDDVFLWNGDTKLFLAMVKNVEDQMNVEFDTANGLVRVILLVEDSIHYYSMFLPSLYSVIMKQTQRLIEEEVSDINKRLRMRIRPKVLLAHDYEEALMLYEKYKNYLLCLISDVRYKINGEVHAQAGIKLIKEIMSKNKDLPIILQSSEDENKEIATELGVNFLNKNSKHLFADLRNFMVYNLGFGNFVFRNSDGEIINEAANIAEFEEKILHVPDDSLIFHSKFNHFSNWLIAHGEVQIAKRIRPMKIDDFASKDEVRQFLHHIFRTVRIDKNRGKIINFDAVSLSEMNQIIRLTEGSLGGKGRGLAFLNALLTTMEFEKKFENVGISLPSTAIIGTNEFDRFVESNSIVEKIHGKTDEEIDSIFIEGKLSEQLVHRLEVFLDQIKYPIAVRSSSLLEDSQAQPLAGVYRTFMLPNNHSDKLHRLRQLMDAIKLVFSSVYLSDARNFLEALNFKAEEEKMAVIIQEVAGCLKGEHYYYPHISGVAQSYNFYPTGHMTHIDGIANIALGLGKSVVEGKLNHRFCPRYPDTEMLPQQEMMRSSQKEYYVLDLSMNDFDLKKGEEITLVKLNLKNAESHGVLRYLASVWDYENYRLTDNLNERGMRVLTFSGVLKYNQFPLARIVRELLEIGEIALGIPVEIEFAVNLDVDPRYNQKPTFYILQIRPLSVNTDAYRIDTENLDKEDLLMYTEHGMGNGVINDLTDIIYLDPNNFDKTMTLPMQEEIERFNEKMARLGKRYILIGPGRWGSRDKFLGIPVRWPQINRAKVILETGLRDFIVEASQGTHFFHNLVAMNVGYFTIPFVSSTDFVDLEWLLARPVTERGNYFVHVEFDHPLIVRMDGKTGVAVIGK encoded by the coding sequence ATGAAAATGGAAGAACTGAATTACTATTACAATAAATTCAAATTTGGCGAGGACATCTTTCATCAATTGATGCAAAGACGTGTACGGGATATTCTGTTGGTTTCCACTTTTTACGATGCCTTCATTTTCGAACAGGACGGACGCCTCTCCGAACAGATCTTTGGAGAATACCGCCAGCTCAATCTGAGTACCGCGCCACGAATCACCAGCGTGCCCACCGGCACCGAAGCCTTGGAGAAATTGAAGGAAAACAATTATGACCTCGTGATCACGATGATGCGCATCGGTGATATCGGTCCCTTCCAGCTCGCCAAGGAGATCAAATCCTTCAAGCCCGACCTGCCGGTGCTTCTGTTATTGAATGTGGCATCGGATTATATCATCTGGGAAAATCATCCCGAGGATAAGAAATATATCGACGACGTGTTTTTGTGGAATGGAGATACGAAGCTCTTCCTGGCAATGGTCAAAAACGTGGAAGATCAGATGAACGTGGAGTTTGATACTGCGAACGGTTTGGTGCGCGTCATCCTGTTGGTGGAAGATTCGATCCACTATTACTCAATGTTTTTGCCTTCGCTCTACAGCGTGATCATGAAACAAACCCAAAGGCTCATCGAAGAGGAAGTGAGCGACATCAATAAACGCCTGAGGATGCGCATCCGCCCCAAAGTGCTGCTCGCGCATGATTATGAAGAAGCGTTGATGCTATATGAGAAATACAAGAACTATCTGCTCTGCCTGATCTCGGACGTGCGATACAAGATCAATGGCGAGGTGCATGCCCAAGCGGGGATCAAACTGATCAAAGAAATCATGTCCAAGAACAAAGACCTGCCCATTATTCTTCAATCCTCGGAGGACGAAAACAAAGAGATCGCCACGGAACTTGGCGTAAACTTTCTGAATAAAAACTCAAAACATCTCTTTGCGGACTTGCGCAACTTCATGGTCTATAATCTCGGTTTCGGCAATTTCGTCTTTCGCAATAGCGACGGTGAGATCATCAACGAAGCGGCAAACATCGCCGAATTCGAGGAAAAGATCCTGCACGTTCCAGATGATTCGCTGATCTTTCACAGCAAATTCAATCATTTCTCAAACTGGTTGATCGCCCACGGCGAAGTACAAATCGCCAAACGCATCCGCCCGATGAAGATAGACGATTTTGCCAGCAAGGATGAGGTGCGTCAGTTTCTACATCACATCTTCCGCACCGTACGCATCGACAAAAACCGCGGCAAGATCATCAATTTCGATGCCGTGTCACTGAGCGAGATGAACCAGATTATCCGGCTCACGGAAGGTTCGCTCGGTGGAAAGGGACGTGGCTTGGCATTCTTGAACGCGCTGCTCACCACGATGGAGTTTGAAAAGAAATTTGAGAATGTCGGAATATCCCTGCCCAGCACGGCAATCATCGGCACGAACGAATTTGACCGCTTTGTGGAGAGCAACAGCATCGTGGAAAAGATCCATGGTAAGACAGATGAGGAGATCGATTCAATATTCATTGAGGGAAAACTCTCCGAGCAGCTCGTGCACAGGCTTGAGGTCTTCCTCGACCAAATCAAATACCCCATAGCCGTGCGCTCCTCCAGCTTGCTGGAAGATTCTCAGGCACAGCCGCTTGCTGGAGTCTATCGCACATTTATGCTGCCCAACAATCACTCCGATAAACTCCATCGTTTGCGCCAATTGATGGATGCGATCAAACTCGTCTTTTCATCCGTATATCTCTCCGACGCGCGCAACTTCCTTGAAGCCCTGAACTTCAAAGCCGAAGAAGAAAAGATGGCGGTGATCATCCAGGAGGTCGCCGGCTGCCTCAAAGGCGAACACTATTATTATCCTCATATCTCCGGTGTCGCTCAGTCCTACAACTTCTATCCGACCGGACACATGACCCATATCGACGGCATTGCCAATATCGCTTTGGGGCTGGGAAAATCCGTAGTCGAAGGCAAGCTCAATCATCGTTTCTGTCCCCGCTATCCAGATACCGAGATGCTGCCCCAGCAGGAAATGATGCGGTCTTCACAAAAAGAATACTATGTGTTGGATCTCTCCATGAACGATTTTGACCTCAAAAAAGGTGAAGAGATCACATTAGTGAAGCTGAATCTCAAAAATGCCGAATCGCATGGCGTCTTGAGATATCTGGCTTCGGTATGGGATTATGAAAACTATCGGCTCACGGATAACCTAAACGAGCGCGGGATGAGGGTTCTCACCTTTTCCGGTGTGCTAAAATACAATCAATTTCCCCTGGCAAGGATCGTGCGAGAACTGCTCGAAATCGGAGAAATCGCGCTCGGAATCCCGGTAGAGATCGAATTTGCCGTGAATCTGGACGTCGATCCGCGTTACAATCAGAAGCCCACCTTTTATATTTTGCAGATCAGACCGCTCTCCGTCAATACCGATGCCTATCGCATCGACACGGAAAACCTCGACAAGGAAGATCTGCTCATGTACACTGAGCACGGCATGGGAAACGGGGTGATCAACGATCTGACGGATATCATCTATCTCGATCCAAACAACTTTGATAAGACCATGACGCTCCCCATGCAGGAAGAGATCGAGCGCTTCAACGAAAAGATGGCAAGGCTGGGAAAACGTTATATCCTGATCGGTCCGGGGCGTTGGGGCTCGAGAGACAAGTTTCTGGGCATCCCTGTCCGCTGGCCCCAGATCAATCGTGCCAAGGTCATCCTCGAAACGGGCTTGAGGGATTTCATCGTCGAAGCCTCACAGGGCACGCACTTCTTCCACAATCTGGTGGCGATGAACGTGGGATATTTCACCATACCTTTCGTCTCCAGCACCGATTTTGTCGATCTGGAATGGTTGCTTGCGCGCCCCGTCACCGAAAGGGGGAACTATTTTGTCCATGTGGAATTCGACCATCCTCTGATAGTGCGGATGGATGGTAAAACCGGCGTCGCGGTGATCGGTAAATAG
- a CDS encoding C25 family cysteine peptidase codes for MRSFILLTLLLFVSLLSAAAYERYDTHAAGLNARVENLRLAPAEVSEPGEDDEFVSHTAISKTFALPYQAATLNISRSLWNVFDENGNFLYTESNRNHDMINLANSFTMREMRGFTVVIETQVLRDGKIYTLKDVDFALAGSQPIVMPTSVSPAFIDAYKVLADNFETSYLRNLPVARPKMLILSHTNLASYQNDYINWKRSIGFDVYVAYKSQIGTTLDHYIQFIQNHWNENHCDYLMLLGDVTGNYSIPTAFFPSPEYAENDADDHQYALLDGDDYFPEMLVGRFSFNDISEFMTMANKTVVYERSPFMSNPAWMKRGLAVAGNYAEGGLRPITPVQMSRWLRNRMLDYGYTQVDTVFYPPTYPGTQSIISAINQGVQIISYRGWGDANGWHYPSFHIPDLNNTFNGPRMPIVFSIVCNTGDFANSVNPSFGEKWMRMGSVAQPGGAIAFVGPSDLHTKTRYNNSISSGAFRSIYDYGVRGFGTSVLIGKIELYKNFPNDLAPNQYVAFYYHVYNLLSDPSLNMWILEPSTISSNVIQGGLTYAQSASHIRISAPHLENAMVSGTKNQTTYSYAVVKNGYAILPVNPEESGNLVVTISKPNFVPLVATMTPSAAATIGITVNSLIETTINPATSHTLQLTFKNYSSGNYSNINVSLINIEGVSIANPTQTITTLAAGATTTLSFNLTAGANIQPRDLLHFDVNITNPATNHSFQLVAGGAEFTVVDASGILHLGVSSPVVISVINTGNVALTNAGVQIVSLTEAAVIGSGLINIGTVAVGETKQFTANIQVASGAWHGRNIPIKLLISGSGYSTTAFYALTAGTPATTSPTGPCPYGYYAYDSFDAGFAQTPTYNWIELDPLLGGQGNLWLIMDDGSRTVDLPFNFRFYGRNYNHVTMCSNGWISLLPTDMEDFYNHYIPAALGPYAMIAGYWDDLKGRKTGVDPDGNPIFANMRILYWFDAANNRYIVQWNDAYNQYTINSNTPSLEKFQIILYPQQDRDGDIVVQYHTVDNPGTTTNYCTVGIENHSQTVGLSYTHANFYPPTATPLQAGLAIKFTTIPPDNYVSNDDHIIQKPFELLQNYPNPFNPTTTIAFNAAQGGNAKLMIYNIKGQVVKTLLESDVARGKHSIIWNGTDDGGKAVGSGLYFYSLSINGNSQTRKMLLLK; via the coding sequence ATGAGATCATTTATATTATTGACACTACTGCTTTTTGTGAGCCTGCTAAGTGCGGCGGCTTATGAAAGATACGACACACATGCAGCAGGGCTAAACGCCAGGGTTGAAAACCTGCGCCTCGCCCCTGCAGAAGTGTCCGAACCCGGTGAGGATGATGAATTTGTATCCCACACCGCCATTTCCAAAACTTTTGCCCTGCCATATCAAGCGGCGACACTAAATATTTCCAGAAGTCTTTGGAACGTCTTTGACGAAAACGGAAACTTCCTATATACCGAAAGCAACCGCAACCACGACATGATCAATCTGGCAAACTCATTCACCATGCGCGAGATGCGTGGTTTCACAGTCGTCATCGAAACCCAGGTATTACGCGACGGCAAGATCTACACCCTCAAGGATGTGGATTTCGCGCTGGCGGGCTCACAGCCGATTGTCATGCCCACCTCCGTCTCCCCCGCTTTCATCGATGCTTACAAGGTTTTGGCGGATAATTTCGAAACGTCCTATTTGCGCAACCTGCCGGTGGCGCGTCCCAAAATGCTCATTCTGAGCCACACCAACCTTGCCAGCTATCAAAATGACTATATCAACTGGAAACGTTCCATTGGCTTTGATGTCTATGTGGCATACAAATCCCAGATCGGCACGACCCTGGATCATTATATACAATTCATCCAAAATCATTGGAATGAAAACCACTGCGACTATCTGATGCTGTTGGGAGACGTGACCGGAAACTATTCGATCCCCACGGCTTTCTTTCCCTCTCCGGAATATGCCGAAAACGACGCTGACGACCATCAGTACGCGCTTTTGGATGGAGACGATTATTTCCCCGAAATGCTTGTGGGACGTTTCTCATTCAACGATATCTCGGAGTTTATGACTATGGCAAACAAGACCGTGGTCTATGAGAGAAGCCCTTTCATGTCCAACCCTGCCTGGATGAAACGGGGGCTCGCAGTTGCCGGAAACTATGCCGAAGGCGGTCTCAGACCGATCACTCCGGTGCAAATGTCCCGTTGGTTGCGCAACAGGATGTTGGACTATGGATACACCCAGGTGGATACTGTTTTCTATCCACCTACTTATCCGGGCACGCAATCGATCATCTCCGCCATCAATCAAGGCGTGCAGATCATCAGCTATCGCGGATGGGGAGATGCCAACGGCTGGCACTATCCCTCTTTCCATATTCCCGATTTGAACAACACCTTCAACGGTCCGCGCATGCCGATCGTCTTTTCCATCGTCTGCAACACCGGTGATTTTGCCAATTCGGTGAATCCCAGTTTTGGCGAAAAATGGATGCGCATGGGCAGTGTCGCCCAACCTGGAGGAGCCATCGCTTTCGTAGGTCCCTCGGATCTGCACACCAAGACGAGATACAACAATTCCATTTCCAGCGGAGCCTTCCGCAGCATCTATGATTATGGCGTGAGAGGCTTTGGCACCAGCGTCCTGATCGGAAAGATAGAATTGTATAAAAACTTTCCCAATGACCTCGCGCCAAACCAATATGTCGCTTTCTATTACCATGTCTATAACCTGCTTTCCGATCCCAGCCTAAATATGTGGATACTGGAACCTTCGACGATCTCCTCAAACGTCATCCAAGGTGGATTGACCTATGCTCAGTCCGCAAGCCACATCCGCATCAGCGCTCCACATCTGGAAAACGCCATGGTCTCCGGTACTAAAAATCAAACCACATACTCCTATGCGGTGGTGAAGAACGGATATGCAATCCTGCCAGTTAATCCTGAAGAAAGCGGAAACCTTGTAGTCACCATCAGCAAGCCCAATTTTGTGCCGCTGGTAGCAACGATGACCCCCTCCGCCGCCGCTACTATCGGCATCACAGTAAACTCCCTTATCGAAACAACCATCAACCCGGCAACGAGCCACACTCTTCAACTAACCTTCAAGAATTATAGCAGCGGCAACTACAGCAACATTAACGTCTCCTTGATCAACATCGAGGGTGTTTCAATCGCAAATCCGACCCAGACTATCACTACGCTTGCAGCGGGCGCAACGACCACCTTGAGCTTCAACCTCACCGCTGGTGCAAACATCCAACCCCGAGACTTGCTGCATTTTGATGTCAATATCACCAATCCCGCCACTAATCACAGCTTCCAGTTGGTCGCCGGAGGAGCCGAATTCACCGTTGTGGACGCAAGCGGTATCCTCCACCTCGGTGTTTCCAGTCCGGTCGTCATTTCGGTTATCAATACCGGAAACGTGGCGCTGACAAATGCCGGCGTGCAAATAGTATCACTCACCGAAGCCGCGGTTATCGGATCAGGTCTCATAAATATCGGCACCGTCGCAGTCGGCGAAACCAAACAGTTCACCGCAAACATCCAGGTGGCTTCGGGTGCATGGCATGGCAGAAACATCCCGATCAAACTGCTCATCAGCGGCAGCGGATACAGCACCACGGCTTTCTATGCGCTCACTGCGGGAACGCCTGCAACCACTTCGCCCACCGGCCCTTGTCCCTACGGATACTATGCCTATGACAGTTTTGATGCCGGTTTTGCCCAAACCCCGACCTATAATTGGATCGAACTTGATCCTCTCCTGGGCGGACAGGGCAACCTTTGGTTGATCATGGACGATGGATCCCGCACGGTCGATCTGCCCTTCAACTTCAGGTTCTATGGCAGAAACTATAATCACGTCACCATGTGTTCCAACGGTTGGATCTCACTGTTGCCCACGGATATGGAAGATTTCTACAATCACTACATCCCCGCAGCTTTGGGTCCCTATGCCATGATCGCAGGTTATTGGGATGACCTCAAAGGAAGAAAAACCGGTGTGGACCCAGATGGCAACCCCATCTTCGCCAATATGCGCATTCTCTATTGGTTTGACGCGGCAAACAACCGCTATATCGTCCAATGGAACGATGCCTACAACCAATATACCATCAATTCAAACACCCCTTCGCTGGAAAAGTTTCAGATCATCCTCTATCCGCAACAGGATCGGGATGGCGACATCGTGGTTCAGTATCACACCGTTGACAACCCCGGGACCACGACAAACTATTGCACCGTCGGCATCGAAAACCACAGTCAGACTGTAGGTTTGTCCTATACCCACGCCAATTTTTACCCTCCGACCGCAACTCCTTTGCAAGCCGGATTGGCGATCAAGTTCACGACCATCCCACCGGATAATTATGTGAGCAACGATGATCACATCATTCAAAAACCATTCGAGCTGCTGCAAAACTATCCCAACCCCTTCAACCCCACCACCACCATCGCTTTCAACGCCGCACAAGGCGGAAACGCGAAACTAATGATCTATAACATCAAGGGACAGGTGGTTAAAACCTTGCTGGAATCCGATGTAGCGCGTGGAAAGCACTCAATTATCTGGAACGGAACCGATGACGGCGGCAAAGCTGTCGGCTCCGGTTTATACTTCTACAGTCTGTCTATCAACGGAAACAGCCAGACCCGCAAGATGCTGCTGTTGAAATAA